A window of Longispora fulva contains these coding sequences:
- a CDS encoding MarR family winged helix-turn-helix transcriptional regulator gives MTANSAWEALMAAHATLSREFATQDTWRELSRREYDAVYTLSKCPAPISVSELHRHVLLSQPALSRLVDRLVERGLVQRSADPGDGRVVLVSLTDHGRDTQRHVGRQHARNVARAVTSRLSPEELGQLEALCRKLALRTSA, from the coding sequence ATGACCGCCAACAGCGCGTGGGAGGCGCTGATGGCCGCCCACGCCACGTTGTCGAGGGAGTTCGCCACCCAGGACACCTGGCGGGAGCTGAGCAGACGGGAGTACGACGCGGTGTACACCCTGTCGAAGTGCCCGGCACCGATCAGCGTCAGTGAGCTGCACCGGCACGTCCTGCTCAGCCAGCCGGCGCTGTCCCGCCTCGTGGACCGCCTCGTCGAGCGGGGCCTCGTGCAACGTTCGGCCGATCCCGGCGACGGGCGCGTCGTCCTGGTGTCCCTCACCGACCACGGCCGCGACACCCAACGCCACGTCGGTCGCCAGCACGCGCGCAACGTCGCCCGCGCCGTCACCAGCAGGCTCAGCCCCGAGGAACTCGGCCAGCTGGAAGCCCTGTGCCGCAAACTCGCCCTAAGGACATCAGCATGA
- a CDS encoding LLM class flavin-dependent oxidoreductase: protein MQFGVFSVSDITRDPVSGSTPSEAERIDAIVRIAKKTEEVGLDVFAIGEHHNPPFFSSSPTTLLAYLAASTERLILSTATTLITTNDPVRLAEEYAMLQHLAKGRMDLMLGRGNTAPVYPWFGQDLREGLPLALENYNLLHRLWREDVVDWEGRYRTPLQGFTSTPRPLDGVPPFVWHGSIRTPEIAEQAAYYGNGFFANNIFWPKEHYVRLIEFYRQRFAHHGHGTPQQAIVGLGGQAFLARRSQDAIREFRPYFNEAPVYGHGPSMEDVMAQTPLSVGSPQEVIDKTLTFREHFGDYQRQLFLMDHAGLPLKTVLNQLDLLGEEVVPVLRKELAARRAPGVADAPTHADRVRALHGDGVPRQVRPNANRGDNVTGASPYQES, encoded by the coding sequence GTGCAGTTCGGCGTGTTCTCCGTGAGCGACATCACCCGCGACCCGGTCTCGGGCTCCACGCCGAGCGAGGCGGAGCGGATCGACGCGATCGTGCGGATCGCGAAGAAGACCGAGGAGGTCGGCCTGGACGTGTTCGCCATCGGCGAGCACCACAACCCGCCGTTCTTCTCCTCCTCCCCCACGACGCTGCTGGCCTACCTCGCCGCGAGCACCGAGCGGCTGATCCTGTCGACGGCGACGACCCTGATCACCACCAACGACCCCGTCCGGCTCGCCGAGGAGTACGCGATGCTCCAGCACCTGGCGAAGGGGCGGATGGACCTGATGCTCGGCCGGGGCAACACCGCCCCGGTGTACCCGTGGTTCGGCCAGGACCTCCGCGAGGGGCTGCCGCTGGCGCTGGAGAACTACAACCTGCTGCACCGGCTGTGGCGGGAGGACGTCGTCGACTGGGAAGGCAGGTACCGCACGCCGTTGCAGGGGTTCACGTCCACGCCGCGCCCGCTCGACGGGGTGCCGCCGTTCGTGTGGCACGGCTCGATCCGCACGCCCGAGATCGCCGAGCAGGCCGCGTACTACGGCAACGGCTTCTTCGCCAACAACATCTTCTGGCCGAAGGAGCACTACGTCCGCCTGATCGAGTTCTACCGCCAGCGCTTCGCCCACCACGGTCACGGCACCCCCCAGCAGGCCATCGTCGGCCTCGGCGGCCAGGCGTTCCTCGCCCGCCGGTCCCAGGACGCGATCCGCGAGTTCCGGCCGTACTTCAACGAGGCCCCCGTCTACGGGCACGGCCCGTCGATGGAGGACGTCATGGCGCAGACGCCGCTGTCGGTCGGCAGCCCGCAGGAGGTGATCGACAAGACCCTGACCTTCCGCGAGCACTTCGGCGACTACCAGCGCCAACTGTTCCTGATGGACCACGCCGGCCTGCCGCTCAAGACCGTGCTCAACCAGCTGGACCTGCTCGGCGAGGAGGTCGTGCCGGTGCTGCGCAAGGAACTCGCCGCCCGCCGCGCGCCCGGGGTCGCCGACGCCCCGACGCACGCCGACCGGGTGCGGGCGCTGCACGGCGACGGCGTGCCGCGTCAGGTGCGCCCCAACGCCAACCGGGGAGACAACGTCACCGGCGCGTCGCCCTACCAGGAGTCGTGA
- a CDS encoding AfsR/SARP family transcriptional regulator, with amino-acid sequence MDFQVLGQLAVRSGTTTGRLTAPKPRKVLALLLVQANHIVPVETLSVELWGDEPPASALTTIQTYVLQIRRMLARLTELSSAQIARDVLATASDGYQFHVGPGQLDLHEFERLTASGRRELSRGDYAEGSRQLGRALALWHDSALADVRVGPVLKVEVHRLEEERLAVWQQRIDAELRLDRHHAVLGELGSLAARHPLHEDLQAQYMVALCHAGRRTEALEAFHRLRTTLREDLGLEPSQRIHQLQHSILTADPGLDR; translated from the coding sequence ATGGACTTTCAGGTACTCGGTCAGCTCGCGGTGCGCTCCGGCACCACCACCGGCCGATTGACTGCGCCCAAACCCCGCAAGGTCCTCGCGCTACTCCTCGTGCAGGCGAACCACATCGTGCCGGTCGAGACGCTCAGCGTGGAACTCTGGGGCGACGAGCCGCCGGCGAGCGCCCTGACCACCATTCAGACCTATGTCCTCCAGATCCGCCGGATGCTCGCCCGCCTGACGGAGCTCAGCTCGGCCCAGATCGCCCGCGACGTCCTGGCCACCGCGTCCGACGGGTACCAGTTCCACGTCGGGCCCGGCCAGCTCGACCTGCACGAGTTCGAACGGCTCACCGCCAGCGGCCGGCGCGAACTCAGCCGCGGGGACTACGCCGAGGGCTCCCGACAGCTGGGGCGGGCACTGGCGCTGTGGCACGACTCGGCGCTCGCCGACGTCCGGGTCGGGCCGGTGCTGAAGGTCGAGGTGCACCGGCTCGAGGAGGAACGCCTCGCCGTCTGGCAGCAGCGCATCGACGCCGAGCTGCGCCTGGACCGCCACCACGCGGTGCTCGGCGAACTGGGCAGCCTCGCGGCCCGCCATCCGCTGCATGAGGACCTCCAGGCGCAGTACATGGTCGCGCTGTGCCACGCGGGGCGGCGGACGGAGGCGCTGGAGGCGTTCCACCGGCTGCGGACCACGCTGCGGGAGGATCTCGGGCTGGAGCCCTCGCAACGGATCCACCAGCTCCAGCACTCCATCCTGACGGCGGACCCCGGCCTGGACCGGTAG
- the accA gene encoding acetyl-CoA carboxylase carboxyltransferase subunit alpha/beta, with the protein MTRPETPDWVLCAGCHAVTYGKLWTRNGNICPQCAHYGPLTATERLALFADPGTVELLDFDVPPGDPLSFVDKVPYPSRLADARSATDMSDAVVCARLRITDTPVVAVVMDFRFMGGSLGGVVGESITLAAETALADRSALLLVTASGGVRMQEGVIGLMQMVKTTQAITQLDSAGLVTICLITDPTYGGVAASFAMLGDILLAEPGARLGFAGPRVIAQTIGQELPPAFQTAEALLERGFIDQVCPRSEVRGRLGRLLSIGTRRGGSPPAEPVVQVAVRDATLLSQRPAWDAVRRARDIGRPTTSDYLHMMLDGFEELHGDRIGGDCPAIIGGVGRLGGESVVVIGHEKGHTAAELLAHDYGMPSPAGYRKAGRLMRLAAKWGLPVVTLVDTPGAHPGLDAELQGQATAIAENLRLMGALPVPVVTVITGEGCSGGALAIAVADRVLIMENGVYTVISPEGCAAILWREPAAAPKAAEALRLDARSLLELHVVDGVIPEPPGGAESDPAGAAALLGAAIRAELADLASLDSARLVALRRARFRQYGRSRSGVPVGTAAAVSGNEGGIR; encoded by the coding sequence GTGACCAGACCCGAGACCCCCGATTGGGTACTCTGCGCTGGGTGCCACGCCGTCACCTATGGGAAGCTTTGGACGCGTAACGGCAATATTTGCCCACAATGCGCCCATTATGGTCCGTTGACGGCCACCGAGCGGCTCGCGCTGTTCGCCGATCCCGGCACTGTGGAGCTCCTCGACTTCGACGTGCCGCCCGGTGATCCGCTCTCCTTCGTCGACAAGGTGCCCTACCCGAGTCGCCTAGCCGACGCGCGCTCTGCGACGGACATGTCCGACGCCGTCGTGTGCGCCCGGCTGCGGATCACCGACACGCCCGTGGTCGCCGTGGTGATGGACTTCCGCTTCATGGGCGGCAGCCTCGGCGGCGTCGTCGGCGAGAGCATCACCCTCGCCGCCGAGACGGCCCTGGCCGACCGGTCGGCGCTGCTTCTCGTGACCGCCTCCGGCGGGGTGCGGATGCAGGAGGGCGTCATCGGCCTGATGCAGATGGTGAAGACGACGCAGGCGATCACCCAGCTCGACAGCGCCGGCCTTGTCACGATCTGCCTGATCACCGACCCCACGTACGGCGGCGTCGCCGCGTCGTTCGCGATGCTCGGCGACATCCTGCTCGCCGAACCCGGTGCCAGGCTCGGGTTCGCCGGGCCGCGGGTGATCGCCCAGACGATCGGCCAGGAACTGCCCCCCGCGTTCCAGACCGCCGAGGCGCTGCTGGAACGCGGCTTCATCGACCAGGTGTGTCCGCGCTCCGAGGTACGCGGCCGGTTGGGCAGACTCCTGTCGATCGGCACCCGGCGGGGCGGTTCCCCGCCTGCGGAACCGGTGGTCCAGGTCGCCGTCCGGGACGCGACGCTGCTGTCCCAGCGACCGGCGTGGGACGCGGTCCGGCGGGCCCGCGACATCGGCCGGCCGACGACGTCGGACTACCTGCACATGATGCTCGACGGCTTCGAGGAACTGCACGGCGACCGGATCGGCGGCGACTGCCCGGCGATCATCGGCGGGGTCGGGCGGCTCGGCGGGGAGTCGGTCGTCGTCATCGGCCACGAGAAGGGCCACACCGCCGCCGAACTGCTCGCCCACGACTACGGCATGCCGTCCCCGGCGGGCTACCGCAAGGCCGGACGGCTGATGCGGCTCGCGGCCAAGTGGGGGCTGCCGGTGGTGACACTGGTCGACACGCCCGGGGCGCACCCGGGGCTCGACGCCGAACTGCAGGGGCAGGCGACGGCGATCGCCGAGAACCTCCGCCTGATGGGGGCGTTGCCGGTGCCCGTGGTCACCGTGATCACGGGGGAGGGATGCAGCGGGGGCGCGCTGGCCATCGCGGTCGCCGACCGCGTACTGATCATGGAGAACGGTGTGTACACCGTGATCAGCCCCGAGGGATGCGCGGCGATCCTGTGGCGGGAGCCGGCCGCGGCCCCGAAGGCCGCCGAGGCGCTGCGGTTGGACGCCCGGTCGCTGCTCGAACTCCACGTGGTGGACGGGGTGATACCCGAGCCGCCCGGTGGCGCCGAGTCCGATCCCGCCGGGGCCGCCGCACTGCTGGGCGCGGCGATCCGCGCCGAACTGGCCGACCTCGCCTCGCTGGACTCCGCGCGCCTGGTCGCTCTGCGACGTGCCAGGTTCCGTCAGTACGGCAGGTCGCGTAGTGGCGTCCCCGTGGGCACGGCGGCCGCCGTGTCCGGGAATGAAGGAGGCATCCGATGA
- a CDS encoding acetyl-CoA carboxylase biotin carboxyl carrier protein, which translates to MTEIIESYVAVGPLAEALDDVRRSAQQLLAEVTTPPKALRIRAGDVCLELEWTGPTDVYGVQDSSDAAPRPARRTADPACDSPPAGGGHVHFCSPTVGTFYRSPQPGAVPFVAEGDQVRRGQQIGIVEAMKLMIPLEAEFDGQLARVLVEDNTPVEFGARLFAFVPEPAG; encoded by the coding sequence ATGACGGAGATCATCGAATCGTACGTCGCCGTGGGCCCGCTCGCGGAGGCGCTCGACGACGTCCGCCGCAGCGCGCAGCAGCTCCTCGCGGAGGTGACCACCCCGCCGAAGGCACTACGGATCCGCGCGGGTGACGTGTGCCTCGAGCTGGAGTGGACGGGCCCCACCGACGTCTACGGCGTCCAGGACTCCTCCGACGCCGCACCGCGCCCGGCGAGGCGCACGGCTGATCCGGCGTGCGACTCACCCCCGGCCGGCGGTGGGCACGTGCACTTCTGCTCGCCGACCGTCGGCACGTTCTACCGCTCCCCGCAGCCGGGGGCCGTGCCCTTCGTCGCGGAGGGCGACCAGGTCCGGCGGGGTCAGCAGATCGGCATCGTCGAGGCGATGAAGCTGATGATCCCGCTGGAGGCGGAGTTCGACGGGCAGTTGGCGCGCGTGCTCGTCGAGGACAACACGCCGGTCGAGTTCGGCGCTCGGCTGTTCGCCTTCGTGCCGGAGCCCGCCGGATAG
- a CDS encoding acetyl-CoA carboxylase biotin carboxylase subunit, with amino-acid sequence MFTTVLIANRGEIALRIARTCRELGLRVVAVYSTEDSDSAVVRFADQAVCIGPAPARGSYLNLSGIIEAALHAGADAVHPGYGFLSEMPDFAEACEASGLTFVGPPAAVMERLGDKSAARAAMAGAGLPMLPGSLEPVSDVDAAAKEAADVGYPVIIKAVAGGGGRGMQVVSDPGELPRQYREVRATARSLFGDDRVFIERYLPSARHVEVQVLCDRYGGGVHLGQRDCSVQRRRQKLIEETPAPGLPPDLARRMGASALRGVLAAGYVGAGTVEFLVDDLGGYYFMEVNCRIQVEHPVTELTHGVDLVREQLRIAAGEPLGLTQAGLLARGVAIECRVNAEDPDRAFMPTPGRLTEFRTPGGPFVRVDTDAEVGGRISAAYDPLLAKVAVWAPDRPQALARMRRALDELHVAGPGVCTNRDFLRAVLDHPEFVAGTHDTSLVAAITG; translated from the coding sequence ATGTTCACCACTGTGCTCATCGCCAACCGCGGCGAGATCGCGTTGCGGATCGCCCGCACCTGTCGGGAACTCGGCCTGCGCGTGGTCGCGGTGTACTCCACGGAGGACAGCGACTCGGCTGTCGTGCGGTTCGCCGACCAGGCCGTGTGCATCGGTCCGGCGCCCGCCCGCGGCAGCTATCTGAACCTGTCCGGGATCATCGAGGCGGCCCTGCACGCCGGTGCCGACGCGGTGCACCCCGGCTACGGCTTCCTGTCGGAGATGCCGGACTTCGCCGAGGCGTGCGAGGCGTCCGGGTTGACCTTCGTGGGTCCGCCGGCCGCCGTGATGGAGCGCCTCGGTGACAAGTCCGCGGCGCGCGCGGCGATGGCCGGGGCGGGCCTGCCCATGCTGCCGGGCAGCCTCGAACCGGTCTCCGACGTGGACGCCGCGGCGAAGGAGGCCGCCGACGTCGGCTACCCCGTCATCATCAAGGCGGTGGCCGGCGGGGGTGGCCGCGGCATGCAGGTGGTCAGCGACCCGGGCGAACTTCCCCGGCAGTACCGGGAGGTGCGCGCCACCGCACGGTCGCTGTTCGGCGACGACCGGGTGTTCATCGAGCGGTACCTGCCGTCCGCCCGCCACGTGGAGGTCCAGGTGCTCTGCGACCGGTACGGCGGTGGAGTCCACCTGGGACAGCGGGACTGTTCCGTCCAGCGCCGACGCCAGAAGCTCATCGAGGAGACCCCCGCCCCCGGGCTGCCGCCCGACCTCGCCCGACGGATGGGGGCCTCGGCCCTGCGCGGCGTGCTGGCCGCCGGCTACGTGGGCGCCGGCACGGTCGAGTTCCTCGTCGACGACCTGGGCGGCTACTACTTCATGGAGGTCAACTGCCGGATCCAGGTGGAGCATCCGGTCACCGAACTCACCCACGGCGTGGACCTCGTGCGCGAACAGCTGCGGATCGCCGCGGGGGAGCCGCTGGGCCTGACCCAGGCCGGCCTGCTGGCGCGGGGGGTGGCGATCGAGTGCCGGGTCAACGCCGAGGACCCGGACCGGGCCTTCATGCCCACCCCCGGCCGGCTGACCGAGTTCCGCACCCCGGGCGGGCCGTTCGTCCGGGTCGACACCGACGCTGAGGTGGGCGGCCGGATCTCCGCCGCCTACGACCCGCTCCTGGCCAAGGTCGCCGTGTGGGCGCCGGACCGGCCCCAGGCGCTGGCCCGGATGCGGCGCGCGCTCGACGAGCTGCACGTCGCGGGCCCCGGCGTGTGCACCAACCGCGACTTCCTGCGCGCGGTACTCGACCACCCCGAGTTCGTCGCCGGAACCCACGACACGTCCCTGGTCGCCGCGATCACCGGTTGA
- a CDS encoding acyl carrier protein translates to MSTQQFSMDDLMTVLVTRVGLPQQEVTDDPRLTFGDVGLDSLAFLHIQGQLKASYGVDLPVDRPLTYTFGEILDSVNGHLARVEERVS, encoded by the coding sequence ATGTCCACACAGCAGTTCTCCATGGACGATCTGATGACGGTCCTGGTCACCAGGGTCGGCCTGCCGCAACAGGAGGTCACCGACGACCCGCGGCTGACGTTCGGCGACGTTGGGCTGGACTCGCTGGCGTTCCTGCACATCCAGGGCCAGCTCAAGGCCAGCTATGGCGTCGACCTCCCGGTGGACCGCCCGCTGACGTACACCTTCGGGGAGATCCTCGACAGCGTCAACGGTCACCTCGCACGCGTTGAGGAGCGGGTCTCGTGA
- a CDS encoding SRPBCC family protein produces MSAPTVGHVDNSVLINADLDLVWAETNDVERWPELFTEYASAEIIHRDRDTVRFRLTMHPDENGQVWSWVSERTVDPEHKRVVARRVEPGPFEFMNIEWAYSPEREGTRMRWVQDFRMRPEAPIDTAAMTERINANTAVQMDVIRTKLERLAAERHAPNHDV; encoded by the coding sequence GTGAGCGCCCCGACCGTCGGCCACGTCGACAACTCCGTCCTGATCAACGCCGACCTCGACCTCGTCTGGGCGGAGACAAACGACGTCGAGCGCTGGCCGGAGCTGTTCACGGAGTACGCCTCCGCCGAGATCATCCATCGGGACCGCGACACCGTGCGGTTCCGGCTGACGATGCACCCCGACGAGAACGGCCAGGTGTGGAGCTGGGTGTCGGAGCGCACCGTCGACCCGGAGCACAAACGGGTGGTCGCGCGCCGGGTCGAGCCCGGGCCGTTCGAGTTCATGAACATCGAGTGGGCCTACTCGCCCGAGCGGGAGGGCACCCGGATGCGGTGGGTCCAGGACTTCAGGATGCGCCCCGAGGCGCCGATCGACACGGCGGCGATGACCGAGCGGATCAACGCCAACACCGCGGTCCAGATGGACGTGATCCGGACCAAGCTCGAACGGCTCGCGGCCGAGCGCCACGCGCCGAACCACGACGTCTGA
- a CDS encoding cupin domain-containing protein: MTTKSGSPATSTIRFVSMDDVPANRRRGGDIRTLLSPGTVGATSGFLGTLRLKPGEVVTEHLHPYSEEFIFCVEGSATLRLEGQDNPLRAEQGVLVPIGVRHRLMNTGDTEAFFVFHLSPLAPSPELGHVDTEPLPDGAST; this comes from the coding sequence ATGACCACGAAGTCCGGCAGTCCGGCGACCTCCACCATCAGGTTCGTGTCGATGGACGACGTGCCAGCCAACCGGCGGCGCGGGGGCGACATCCGTACCCTGCTGTCGCCCGGGACCGTGGGCGCGACCTCCGGCTTCCTCGGCACGCTGCGGCTGAAGCCCGGCGAGGTGGTGACGGAGCACCTGCACCCGTACTCGGAGGAGTTCATCTTCTGCGTCGAGGGCTCGGCCACCCTGCGCCTGGAGGGCCAGGACAACCCGCTGCGGGCGGAGCAGGGCGTGCTCGTCCCGATCGGGGTGCGCCACCGCCTGATGAACACCGGTGACACGGAGGCCTTCTTCGTCTTCCACCTCAGCCCGTTAGCGCCGTCCCCGGAGCTGGGACACGTGGACACCGAACCGTTACCAGACGGAGCGTCGACGTGA
- a CDS encoding beta-ketoacyl-[acyl-carrier-protein] synthase family protein — protein MTTGGRRTVVTGVGVVAPGGGNRKDFWQLLTSGRTATRRITHFDPTGFRSQMAAECDFDPARAGLTEHEIFRNDRFTQLALVAADEAVAQCGLDFATGTGYDPDSVAVSIGSAVGATIRLQEEYFAVSDRGRHWLVDDRYASRFLYHAIAPSSAATEVACRFRAHGPAAVVSTGCTSGLDAIGYGHMLIEDGDADVVLAGASDAPIAAISIACFDAIRATSARNDDPEHASRPFDATRDGFVMGEGAAMLVLEEYEHARRRGADILCEVRGFANRCNAFHMTGLLPDGTEMAEAITDALRQARLDPSAVSYVNAHGSGTKQNDRHETAAFKRSLGPHAYKVPVSGIKSMVGHSLGAIGAIELAACVLAIRHGVIPPTANLENPDPECDLDYVPRVAREGRFDTVLSVGSGFGGFQSAVVLSRLP, from the coding sequence GTGACCACGGGCGGGCGCCGGACCGTGGTGACCGGTGTCGGCGTCGTCGCCCCGGGCGGGGGCAACCGGAAGGACTTCTGGCAGTTGCTGACCTCCGGGCGGACGGCGACCCGGCGGATCACCCACTTCGACCCGACGGGCTTTCGTTCGCAGATGGCGGCGGAGTGCGACTTCGACCCGGCGCGGGCCGGGCTGACCGAGCACGAGATCTTCCGCAACGACCGGTTCACGCAGCTCGCCCTGGTGGCGGCCGACGAGGCGGTGGCGCAGTGCGGCCTGGACTTCGCGACGGGCACCGGCTACGACCCGGACTCCGTCGCGGTGAGCATCGGCAGCGCGGTCGGGGCGACGATCCGGCTCCAGGAGGAGTACTTCGCCGTCAGCGACCGCGGGCGCCACTGGCTCGTCGACGACCGGTACGCCAGCCGCTTCCTGTACCATGCGATCGCGCCGAGCAGCGCCGCGACCGAGGTGGCGTGCCGGTTCCGGGCACACGGGCCGGCCGCGGTGGTCTCCACCGGTTGCACGTCCGGGCTGGACGCGATCGGGTACGGCCACATGCTCATCGAGGACGGCGACGCCGACGTCGTCCTCGCGGGGGCGAGCGACGCGCCGATCGCGGCGATCTCGATCGCGTGTTTCGACGCGATCCGGGCGACGTCGGCGCGCAACGACGACCCGGAGCACGCGTCACGCCCGTTCGACGCGACCCGCGACGGGTTCGTCATGGGCGAGGGCGCGGCGATGCTGGTCCTCGAGGAGTACGAGCACGCCCGCCGGCGCGGGGCCGACATCCTCTGTGAGGTCCGCGGTTTCGCCAACCGGTGCAACGCCTTCCACATGACCGGGCTGCTGCCGGACGGCACGGAGATGGCGGAGGCGATCACCGACGCGCTCCGCCAGGCCCGGCTGGACCCCAGCGCCGTGAGCTACGTCAACGCGCACGGATCGGGGACCAAGCAGAACGACCGGCACGAGACCGCGGCGTTCAAACGCAGCCTCGGTCCCCACGCCTACAAGGTCCCGGTGAGCGGCATCAAGTCGATGGTGGGCCACTCGCTCGGGGCGATCGGCGCGATCGAACTCGCCGCGTGCGTCCTGGCGATCCGGCACGGCGTCATCCCGCCGACGGCCAACCTGGAGAATCCCGACCCCGAGTGCGATCTGGACTACGTGCCCCGGGTCGCCAGGGAGGGCAGGTTCGACACTGTCCTGTCCGTCGGTAGCGGCTTCGGTGGGTTCCAGTCCGCGGTCGTCCTTTCCCGACTCCCTTAG